In Xanthocytophaga agilis, a genomic segment contains:
- a CDS encoding energy transducer TonB, with amino-acid sequence MRKSILFILLILISCSINKEKIQPQFDKQDNTLDEDTAIVCLLYPQVMPEFPGGVQAMHSFFKKNLQWPSNKTDLGGVVFVNFLIKPNGSIVEPGIAKGLNPDFDAEAIRVIKLMPNWIYPENPDQTQRQGMRYSLPIRFNQK; translated from the coding sequence ATGAGAAAAAGTATCCTGTTTATACTCCTTATTTTAATATCCTGCTCCATCAATAAAGAAAAGATACAACCGCAATTCGATAAACAGGACAACACGCTAGATGAGGATACAGCAATTGTTTGTCTACTTTACCCACAAGTAATGCCTGAATTTCCAGGAGGTGTGCAAGCCATGCATAGTTTCTTTAAGAAAAATCTCCAGTGGCCTTCTAATAAGACAGATCTAGGAGGAGTTGTATTTGTTAACTTTCTAATCAAACCAAATGGCAGTATTGTAGAGCCTGGAATAGCTAAAGGTCTGAACCCTGATTTTGACGCAGAAGCCATACGAGTTATCAAACTCATGCCTAACTGGATCTACCCAGAAAATCCCGACCAAACACAACGACAGGGAATGCGATACAGCTTACCAATTCGCTTTAATCAGAAGTAG